The following are encoded together in the Bradyrhizobium genosp. L genome:
- the glyA gene encoding serine hydroxymethyltransferase: protein MTSSTKTASAPDSFFTAGLAEADPEIAAAIKGELGRQRHEIELIASENIVSRAVLEAQGSVMTNKYAEGYPGARYYGGCEWVDVAENLAIDRAKKLFGAGFANVQPNSGSQMNQAVFLALLQPGDTFMGLDLAAGGHLTHGSPVNMSGKWFKAAHYTVRRDDHLIDMDEVARQAEQVKPKLIIAGGSAYSRAWDFKRFREIADSVGAYLLVDMAHFAGLVAGGVHASPVPHAHVTTTTTHKSLRGPRGGLILSNDETLAKKLNSAIFPGLQGGPLMHVIAAKAVAFAEALRPDFKVYARNVVENAKALAETLRGHGLDIVSGGTDNHLMLVDLRPKGLKGNVSEKALVRAAITCNKNGIPFDPEKPFVTSGLRLGTPAATTRGFGVAEFKQVGGMIAEVLTALAQSPDGKAPLVEAAIKERVKALTDRFPIYQ, encoded by the coding sequence ATGACCTCTTCGACCAAGACCGCATCCGCGCCCGATTCCTTCTTCACGGCCGGCCTTGCCGAGGCCGATCCCGAAATCGCCGCCGCAATCAAGGGCGAGCTCGGCCGGCAGCGCCATGAGATCGAGCTGATCGCCTCGGAAAACATCGTCAGCCGCGCCGTGCTGGAGGCGCAGGGCTCGGTGATGACCAACAAATACGCTGAGGGTTATCCGGGCGCGCGCTACTATGGCGGTTGCGAGTGGGTCGACGTCGCCGAGAACCTCGCGATCGATCGCGCCAAGAAGCTGTTCGGCGCCGGCTTTGCCAACGTGCAACCGAACTCCGGCAGCCAGATGAACCAGGCGGTGTTCCTGGCGCTGCTGCAGCCCGGCGATACCTTCATGGGTCTCGATCTCGCCGCCGGCGGCCATCTCACCCACGGCTCGCCGGTCAACATGTCCGGCAAGTGGTTCAAGGCCGCGCATTACACCGTGCGCCGCGACGATCATCTGATCGACATGGACGAAGTCGCGAGGCAGGCCGAGCAGGTCAAGCCGAAGCTGATCATCGCCGGCGGCTCGGCCTATTCGCGGGCCTGGGATTTCAAGCGTTTTCGCGAGATTGCCGATTCCGTCGGCGCGTATCTGCTGGTCGACATGGCGCATTTCGCGGGCCTCGTCGCCGGCGGCGTGCATGCTTCGCCGGTGCCGCACGCCCACGTCACCACCACCACGACGCACAAGTCGCTGCGCGGCCCGCGCGGCGGCCTGATCCTCAGCAATGACGAGACGCTGGCCAAGAAGCTGAACTCGGCGATCTTCCCGGGTCTGCAGGGCGGTCCGCTGATGCATGTGATCGCGGCCAAGGCGGTGGCGTTCGCCGAGGCGCTGCGGCCGGACTTCAAGGTCTATGCCAGGAACGTGGTCGAGAATGCCAAGGCGCTGGCCGAGACGCTGCGCGGCCACGGCCTCGATATCGTCTCCGGCGGCACTGACAATCATTTGATGCTGGTCGACCTCCGCCCGAAGGGGCTGAAGGGCAACGTCTCCGAGAAGGCGCTGGTGCGCGCCGCCATCACCTGCAACAAGAACGGCATCCCGTTCGATCCCGAGAAGCCGTTCGTCACCTCGGGTCTTCGTCTCGGCACGCCGGCGGCGACCACGCGCGGCTTCGGCGTCGCCGAGTTCAAGCAGGTCGGCGGCATGATCGCGGAGGTGCTGACCGCGCTGGCGCAGTCGCCGGACGGCAAGGCGCCGCTGGTCGAGGCCGCGATCAAGGAGCGCGTCAAGGCGCTGACCGATCGCTTCCCGATCTATCAGTAA
- a CDS encoding FG-GAP repeat domain-containing protein, which yields MYGYFLIEEGSSGSGGTALPTPDLIGTINLGAFAGKVALVTDTTPLSGAKPVSFDILDLVGYGSTASDFEGAGPAPGQTNAGDAATVRQQIGGDTDQNASDFSLGTLTPQNSRSPGMFPSLPATANDFGANGHADIVWVNDDGRVSMWDSGMVAAAHITAPTGTIADGWHFAATGNFGGGSDILWVNDNGKVSVWDGGQIGDAHIVADLGSNIQGWHVAGTGDFNGNGKSDILWVNDNGTVSVWDDGQLSGAHVIAPVGTVANNGWHFAGTGDFAGDGKSDIAWVNDDGKVSIWNDGQLSGAHITADIGSQINGWHFAGTGDFAGDGKSDFLWVNDNGSVSIWDNGQLAGAHVVAPAGTIAGGWHFAGTSDFNGDGKSDILWVNANGMTSIWNSGQLSAAHITAPAGTVADGWHFAA from the coding sequence GTGTATGGCTACTTCCTGATTGAAGAGGGAAGCAGCGGCAGCGGCGGAACCGCCCTGCCAACCCCGGACCTGATCGGGACCATCAATCTGGGGGCGTTTGCCGGCAAGGTCGCGCTTGTCACGGACACCACGCCGCTGTCCGGTGCGAAGCCAGTCAGCTTCGACATCCTCGACCTCGTCGGCTACGGCTCGACGGCAAGTGATTTCGAGGGCGCCGGCCCAGCGCCCGGTCAAACGAACGCCGGCGATGCCGCTACGGTACGCCAACAAATCGGCGGGGATACCGATCAGAATGCGTCGGATTTCTCTCTCGGCACGCTCACGCCGCAAAATTCACGCAGCCCAGGCATGTTCCCCTCCTTGCCTGCCACCGCGAACGACTTCGGCGCCAATGGCCACGCCGACATTGTCTGGGTCAACGATGACGGCCGAGTGTCGATGTGGGACAGCGGGATGGTCGCCGCCGCTCACATCACGGCTCCCACCGGCACCATTGCCGATGGCTGGCACTTCGCGGCCACCGGCAACTTCGGTGGCGGCAGCGACATCCTCTGGGTCAATGACAACGGCAAGGTGTCGGTCTGGGATGGTGGCCAAATCGGCGACGCTCATATCGTCGCTGACCTCGGCAGCAACATCCAGGGTTGGCACGTCGCCGGCACCGGCGATTTCAACGGCAACGGCAAGAGCGACATCCTCTGGGTCAACGACAACGGAACGGTGTCGGTCTGGGATGACGGCCAACTCAGCGGCGCGCATGTGATCGCGCCTGTCGGCACCGTCGCCAACAATGGCTGGCATTTTGCCGGCACTGGCGATTTCGCCGGCGATGGCAAGAGCGACATTGCCTGGGTCAACGACGACGGCAAGGTGTCGATCTGGAACGACGGCCAGCTCAGCGGCGCGCACATCACGGCCGACATCGGCAGCCAGATCAACGGCTGGCACTTCGCCGGCACCGGCGATTTCGCGGGCGACGGCAAGAGCGATTTCCTCTGGGTCAACGACAACGGCTCGGTTTCGATCTGGGATAACGGCCAGCTCGCCGGCGCGCATGTCGTTGCGCCCGCGGGCACCATCGCGGGTGGCTGGCATTTTGCCGGCACCAGCGACTTCAACGGCGACGGCAAGAGCGACATTCTCTGGGTCAACGCCAACGGCATGACGTCGATCTGGAACAGCGGCCAGCTCAGCGCCGCACACATCACCGCCCCTGCCGGCACCGTCGCCGACGGCTGGCATTTTGCGGCGTAG
- the nrdR gene encoding transcriptional regulator NrdR: MRCPSCNSLDTQVKDSRPTEDSAVIRRRRVCMACNFRFTTFERVQLRELTVIKRNGRRVPFDRDKLVRSLQISLRKRPVDSERLEKMVSTIVRELESGGEAEVSSEAIGEIVMEHLRGLDDVAYVRFASVYRNFREARDFEAVLGELSGEDDPRVATLRK, translated from the coding sequence ATGCGCTGCCCGAGCTGCAACTCTCTCGATACGCAGGTGAAAGACTCGCGTCCGACCGAGGATTCCGCCGTGATCCGCCGACGGCGGGTCTGCATGGCCTGCAACTTCCGTTTCACCACCTTCGAGCGGGTGCAGCTGCGCGAGCTCACGGTGATCAAGCGCAACGGCCGCCGCGTGCCGTTCGACCGCGACAAGCTGGTGCGCTCGCTGCAGATCTCCTTGCGCAAGCGTCCGGTGGATTCGGAGCGGCTGGAGAAGATGGTCTCGACCATCGTGCGCGAGCTCGAAAGCGGCGGCGAGGCCGAGGTCTCCTCGGAGGCGATCGGCGAGATCGTGATGGAGCATCTGCGCGGGCTCGACGATGTCGCCTACGTCCGCTTCGCCTCGGTCTATCGCAACTTTCGCGAGGCCAGGGATTTCGAGGCCGTGCTCGGCGAATTGTCCGGCGAAGACGATCCGCGGGTCGCGACGTTGCGAAAATGA
- a CDS encoding TonB-dependent siderophore receptor, translating to MSFRWMRTKRLAASSVVVLCAIGADDAFAQSQLPPVTVDAPKRQAAKPQQTATQQATRARTAARHAAATPANTQSAAQPTAGSGREHAGGPVNGYMARLSASGTKTSTPIIQTPQSITVIGAEQIRDQKIVSKFDEVLRYTPGVVGGTYGSDFRNDWFLIRGFPAQNEALFLDGLQLFYTSYASWKLQPFNLERVEVLRGPSSILYGGSAPGGMVNAVSKLPQAEPVRYLETGVNNFGNAYTAFDIGGAVPQPGNAQLLYRFVGQVQGGGTQTDYTYDNNFFFAPSVTYKPDADTRLTVYATAAKNNTRAENFLPYVGTVTNAPFGRIPTSLFIGDPSADQFKREQETLGYQFEKNITSDLDFRQNARFGHVDVYYTGLYGLGWATTPSAGDIARGNFYARGVADQFNLDNQLEYRFATGALQHTALVGVDLKHYGIDDRQGFGTGTSLNVFNPVYGTNAPFSGALYQDTYLTQKMAGLYLQDQVKLDRLTVVLSGRQDWVDLDNQNRIGADQSRQDSKFSGRVGAIYNFDNGVAPYASYMTGYNPIIGVNAAGQLLLPETSQQTEVGVKYEPVGLNARFSVAWFDLKRQNALTTDPNNVMFQTQNGEVTSRGIELEAVANITRDFKLVASYTNYDLFVSKDLNPALIGTVPTNTPREMASAWADYTFREGPLNGFGLGGGVRYVGSSFADTANTAPVPSVVLGDLALHYEWDNHWRAALNVVNVTDKIYVASCAVITSCYYGDRRRITASLAYKW from the coding sequence ATGTCGTTCAGGTGGATGCGGACGAAGCGGCTTGCCGCTTCGAGTGTGGTGGTGCTTTGCGCGATCGGCGCAGACGATGCGTTCGCGCAGTCGCAGTTGCCGCCCGTCACCGTCGATGCGCCGAAGCGGCAAGCGGCGAAACCGCAGCAGACGGCAACACAGCAGGCCACGCGCGCACGAACTGCGGCGCGGCACGCTGCGGCAACGCCGGCGAACACACAGAGCGCTGCACAGCCGACTGCCGGCAGCGGACGCGAGCATGCGGGCGGTCCGGTGAACGGCTACATGGCGCGGCTCAGCGCGAGCGGCACCAAGACCAGCACGCCGATCATCCAGACGCCGCAATCGATCACCGTGATCGGCGCCGAGCAGATCCGCGACCAGAAGATTGTCAGCAAGTTCGACGAGGTGCTGCGCTACACGCCCGGCGTGGTCGGCGGCACCTATGGCTCCGACTTCCGCAACGACTGGTTCCTGATCCGCGGCTTCCCGGCGCAGAACGAGGCGCTGTTCCTCGACGGCCTGCAGCTGTTCTACACCTCCTATGCGAGCTGGAAGCTGCAACCCTTCAATCTCGAACGGGTCGAGGTGCTGCGCGGGCCGTCCAGCATTCTCTATGGCGGCTCGGCGCCGGGCGGCATGGTCAATGCCGTGAGCAAGCTGCCGCAGGCCGAGCCGGTTCGCTATCTCGAGACCGGCGTCAACAATTTCGGCAATGCTTACACCGCGTTCGACATCGGCGGCGCGGTGCCGCAGCCCGGCAACGCACAGCTCTTGTATCGCTTCGTCGGCCAGGTCCAGGGCGGCGGCACCCAGACCGACTACACCTACGACAACAATTTCTTCTTCGCGCCCTCGGTGACCTACAAGCCCGACGCCGACACCCGCCTCACCGTGTACGCCACAGCCGCCAAGAACAACACGCGGGCGGAGAACTTCCTGCCCTATGTCGGCACCGTCACCAACGCGCCGTTCGGCCGCATCCCAACCAGCCTGTTCATCGGCGATCCCAGCGCCGATCAGTTCAAGCGCGAGCAGGAGACGCTCGGCTACCAGTTCGAAAAGAACATCACCAGCGATCTCGACTTCCGCCAGAACGCGCGCTTCGGACATGTCGACGTTTACTATACCGGCCTCTACGGCCTGGGCTGGGCGACGACGCCTTCGGCCGGCGATATCGCACGCGGCAACTTCTATGCCCGCGGGGTCGCCGACCAGTTCAACCTCGACAATCAGCTCGAATACCGCTTCGCCACCGGCGCGCTGCAGCACACCGCGCTCGTCGGCGTCGACCTCAAGCACTACGGCATCGATGACCGGCAGGGTTTTGGCACCGGCACCAGTCTCAACGTGTTCAATCCGGTCTACGGCACCAACGCACCCTTTAGCGGCGCGCTGTACCAGGACACGTATCTCACCCAGAAGATGGCCGGCCTCTATCTGCAGGATCAAGTCAAGCTCGACCGGCTGACCGTGGTGCTGTCGGGTCGCCAGGATTGGGTCGATCTCGACAACCAGAACCGGATCGGTGCCGATCAGAGCCGCCAGGACAGCAAGTTCTCCGGCCGCGTCGGCGCGATCTACAATTTCGACAACGGCGTCGCGCCCTACGCTTCCTACATGACCGGCTACAATCCGATCATCGGCGTCAACGCGGCCGGGCAATTGCTGTTGCCGGAAACCTCGCAGCAGACCGAGGTCGGCGTGAAGTATGAGCCGGTCGGGCTCAACGCACGATTCAGCGTCGCCTGGTTCGACCTGAAGCGCCAGAATGCGCTGACCACCGATCCGAACAACGTCATGTTCCAGACCCAGAACGGCGAAGTCACCTCGCGCGGCATCGAGCTCGAGGCGGTCGCGAACATCACGCGCGACTTCAAGCTGGTGGCGAGCTACACCAATTACGATCTGTTCGTCAGCAAGGACCTCAATCCCGCGCTGATCGGCACCGTCCCGACCAACACGCCGCGCGAGATGGCCTCGGCGTGGGCCGACTACACCTTCCGCGAGGGCCCGCTGAACGGCTTCGGCCTCGGCGGCGGCGTGCGCTATGTCGGCTCGTCATTTGCCGATACCGCCAACACCGCACCGGTGCCGTCGGTCGTGCTGGGTGACCTCGCTTTGCACTACGAATGGGACAACCACTGGCGCGCCGCGCTCAACGTCGTCAACGTGACGGACAAGATCTACGTCGCGAGCTGCGCGGTGATCACCTCCTGCTACTACGGCGACCGCCGCCGCATCACGGCGAGCCTCGCCTATAAATGGTGA